CCTTCGATCTTGCTGCGCAGGGCGTCATTCTAGGAAAATCGGGCTGGCATGTGCTTGCGATTCATGCCAATGAGACTATTATTATTGGCACGAATGGCTATCCAAAAATCGATTTCTTCAATTCTATGCCAAACCCATCCCCCAAGCATCAACTGGACGGCTACGACCGCCGCATCCTGGAAGCCCTGCAGAAGAACGGCAGGCTGAGCAATGTCGAGCTGGCCGAGCAGATCGGCCTGTCGCCCTCGCCCTGCCTGCGCCGGGTGCGCATGCTGGAGGACGCGGGCGTGATCCAGGGCTATGAGGCCCGGCTGGCGCCGGACGAGGTCGGCCTGGGACTGACCGTGTTCGTGGGCGTCAAGGTCGAGCGCCACCACGAGCGCGACGCCGCCCGCTTTCGCAAGGAGGTCAGCGCGCTGCCGGAAGTGATCGCCGCGCACCTGGTGTCAGGTGAGTCCGATTTCCTGTTGCAGGTGGTCGTGCCGGACCTGCGCGGCTACGAACGCTTCCTGCTGGACACGCTGCTCAAGCTGCCGGGCGTGAAGGACATACGCAGCAACTTCGCGATCCAGACCGTCAAGCCGCAAAGCCCGCTGCCGCTGGATCATCTGGCGCGCTGAGGCGCGCGGGGCGGCGCGCTGCCGCCCTTGCCCGCCGCCAGCGGCGGCCGTGCCGCGCCGTCAGCCCGGCATCGCCGCCGCGGCGCGCGCCACCTTCGCCGACCGGCTCTCGAAGCGCGCCTGCGATTGCGCCAGGTAGCGCTGCACGATGGCCGGGTCCGAGGTTTTCGGAGTGCCGCCGGGGAACGGCGGCTCGGGGTCGTACTCGACCTGCAGCTGGATCAGCTTGGCGACGTCCTCGCCGCACAGATCCGCGACCACCCTCAAACCCATGTCTATACCCGAGGTGACGCCGCCCGCCGTGTAGATATGGCCGTCCACGCACATGCGTTCGTCGCTCGGAATGGCGCCGAACCGCGACAGCAGTTCACGCGCGCGCCAATGGCTGGACGCGCGCCGGCCGCGCAGCAGACCCGCCGCGCCCAGCAGCAGCGAACCGGTGCAGATGCCGAACACATACCTGGCGGCCAGCCCCTGCCGGCGCGTGAAATCCACCCATTCGGCGTCGATGATGGCATCATCCGTGCCCGGCCCGCCGGGCGCCACCAGCAGGTCGCAGGGCGGCGCATCGGCCAGGGTGCGCGTCGGCACGAAGGCCAGTCCGTGGTCGGATCGCACCGGGTCCCGCGTTTTTGCGACAAAATCAACAGTGAAGCCCGGCGCGCTCGCCAGCACTTCGTAAGGCCCGGTCATGTCGAGCTGGGTCAGTCCTTCGAACAAGAGAATATTGACATGCATGACGATGCTCCATCGGAAAAGCCAGACCCGAGCTTATGCGGAGCAACCGGCCCGCGCGTGCCAATCATCGCGCCGATTGCGCCAAAACGTGTCGTCTTCGTGCTGTACGACGGCTTCCAGCCGCTGGATCTGGCCGGCCCCTGGCAGGCGTTCAGCTCCGCCAACGAGGAAGCCGAGGCCGCGCTGTACCAGCTGGGCACCGTGGCCGCCGAACCCGTGGTCGCCACCTGGGACCAGGGCCTGCGCATGCAGGTGGACTGCACCTTCTCGGAAGACGGGGATGGTCCGGTGGACATGATCGTGGTGCCCGGCGGCCCCGGCGTGGAGCGCGCCAGCGCCCATGGCGAGACGCGCGCCTGGCTGCGCCGGCGCGACGCCGGCACGCGCCGCACTTGCAGCGTCTGCACCGGCGCCTTCCTGCTGGCTTGCGCCGGCCTGCTCGACGGCCGCGTCGTCACCACGCACTGGCGCTCGGCCGACCGGCTGCGCCAGCTGTACCCCGCGCTGCGGGTGGAGGACGACCGCCTCTACGTGGACAGCGGCAAGTACTGGACCTCGGCCGGCGTCTCGGCCGGCATCGACCTGGCCCTGGCCCTGATCGAGCGCGACCACGGTCCCGAACTGTCGCAGCAGGTGGCGCGCCGGCTGGTGGTCTTCATGCGCCGCGGCGGCGACCAGCGCCAGTACAGCCAGACCCTGCGGCTGCAGGACCGCGCCGGCGCGCCGTTCCGCGAGCTGGTGCAGAAGATGGAGGCGCGACTGTCGGCCCGCTGGTCGATCGACGACATGGCCGACGCCTGCGGCATGTCGCGCCGCACCTTCCAACGCAAGTTCATCGCGCATTTCGGCGTGGCGCCCACGGAAGTGCTACGCATGCTGCGGCGCGAGCGCGCCGGCGCCGTGCAGGCGACCGGCAAGATGTCGAAGAAGGAAATGGAAAGGCACCTGGGGCCGATGGGCTGACCGGCCCGCCGCGCTTGCCTGCCGGCGGCATGGCCGCCCTACCCCGCCACCCCCACCGACACCCCGCCGCACACATGGATCAGCTGCCCGGTCACGAAGGCGGCGCGCCGGTCCATGAACATGGCCACCACGTGCGCCACCTCTTCCGGCAAGCCGCTGCGGCCCACCGGGATCGCGGCCTCCAGCGCGCGCGTGCGCGGATCGCCGGGGGGATTCGACGCGTTGAACAGTTCCGTCGCCACCGGCCCCGGCGCCACGGTGTTCACCGTGATGCCGTCGGCCGCCAGCTCCAGCGCCCAGGTCCGCGTCATGGCCGCCAGCGCGCCCTTGGACGCGCCATAGGCCGTGCGCCCAGGCTTGCCCAGCGCGGCGCGGCTGCCGATGTTGACCACGCGTCCGTGGCGGGCCGCGCG
The Achromobacter sp. AONIH1 DNA segment above includes these coding regions:
- a CDS encoding Lrp/AsnC family transcriptional regulator; translation: MPNPSPKHQLDGYDRRILEALQKNGRLSNVELAEQIGLSPSPCLRRVRMLEDAGVIQGYEARLAPDEVGLGLTVFVGVKVERHHERDAARFRKEVSALPEVIAAHLVSGESDFLLQVVVPDLRGYERFLLDTLLKLPGVKDIRSNFAIQTVKPQSPLPLDHLAR
- a CDS encoding GlxA family transcriptional regulator — translated: MAPIAPKRVVFVLYDGFQPLDLAGPWQAFSSANEEAEAALYQLGTVAAEPVVATWDQGLRMQVDCTFSEDGDGPVDMIVVPGGPGVERASAHGETRAWLRRRDAGTRRTCSVCTGAFLLACAGLLDGRVVTTHWRSADRLRQLYPALRVEDDRLYVDSGKYWTSAGVSAGIDLALALIERDHGPELSQQVARRLVVFMRRGGDQRQYSQTLRLQDRAGAPFRELVQKMEARLSARWSIDDMADACGMSRRTFQRKFIAHFGVAPTEVLRMLRRERAGAVQATGKMSKKEMERHLGPMG
- a CDS encoding SDR family oxidoreductase, with amino-acid sequence MKNGTVLVTGGSRGIGRAIVARLIEDGYEAVNFSRGAPESLLPGETFRSVDLADARAAGEAARELAASRPVLHLVNNAGMIEVAGIEAVTQDALARTMAVNLVAPVVLLQALLPGMRAARHGRVVNIGSRAALGKPGRTAYGASKGALAAMTRTWALELAADGITVNTVAPGPVATELFNASNPPGDPRTRALEAAIPVGRSGLPEEVAHVVAMFMDRRAAFVTGQLIHVCGGVSVGVAG
- a CDS encoding DJ-1/PfpI family protein, with product MHVNILLFEGLTQLDMTGPYEVLASAPGFTVDFVAKTRDPVRSDHGLAFVPTRTLADAPPCDLLVAPGGPGTDDAIIDAEWVDFTRRQGLAARYVFGICTGSLLLGAAGLLRGRRASSHWRARELLSRFGAIPSDERMCVDGHIYTAGGVTSGIDMGLRVVADLCGEDVAKLIQLQVEYDPEPPFPGGTPKTSDPAIVQRYLAQSQARFESRSAKVARAAAAMPG